The Palaemon carinicauda isolate YSFRI2023 chromosome 24, ASM3689809v2, whole genome shotgun sequence nucleotide sequence GGATACAGATTCAGAATTCAACATAAGATTCTCTTTCAGTTTTCTATTCCTGAAACATATGCTCATACTATCAAAAGTTTTAATCCTGTCACAGTCAGTCTTGACATTACATTCATTGAAATAATACACCAGGGACTCTTATTTCCTGTCATCAGAGACTTAACAGGTTCCCAATCGCTAACCCTAACTGTGAAGAAGTTTCCACTCGTACATGACATTATGTTTTATTCATATGGTGTTTGGCAAGCAATAAATGAAATTGAATGTACATACTTAATTTCATGCAAAAGTCAAAGTTTTAGGGAGCAATCATTGATAAATGGGaaataaaaactttcataaaagTTCTAATAATATAGTACTGTACATCATTATGAAGCTATTTATTTCAGGTTTGTCTgaaaaatagagaaatattctACCCCTTCACATTTCAACTACCCTACATaccattattttttgttattttgatttgtTCACTTTCGCCTCACTAAGTGCCAGTTCAAAGAGTTTTCTCTCCTTGACCAAATCAGCTACCATGCATTTATTCTCATCTGCATCATGATATGAATATTCCAAACCATAAGATTCAGTATTTTCCTTTGATGAATAGTCTGTATTTCTGGAGTGTTGCATTCTATGGGAAGTTATCTCAATCTAGACTAACCTTTCACACATACTGGTCAATCACTATTGTTGCTGCAGAAATTTTGGGTGAAATTAgctccaccccttgatgacgtcatagccaatcacattgtcttCCATGTTAACAGCAGTCACAACACATGCCCTTCAAGTAATTATTAGttaatatagtttgaaatttgtcagGGGATGTATTGTAACCATTGCTAacatgggagacaacgtgattggctatgacatcatcaaagggtggggcttatttcactcaGAATATTTGCAGCGACTATACGGAGGCATGTCACTTAAAATCACACGAGCATCTGGCACCTTTCCATTTTCAACCATTTCACTATCATTTCTATATTCAAAGTAAATACATCCACTAGCATTCTCAAATTTTCATTTACTGCTTCCACTCTTCTGTCCTACAAATTAGCATATTTGAATTCAATATATTCAAGAATCAAAACATAAGTACAATTTAGATGATCAACCAAGAAGGATTGTAAACTTGTTATCCTTGGTAGTTGGAGATTAACAAAGCAAAAAGTATAGGCCATAGCTACTTACGGCAGTATGCCCTTGTAACACCACAAGATGTGGCTGTTGTTGATGACTCTGCAGATGTTGTTGTTGGCatggtagttgttgttgttggcatggtagtcgttgttgttggcatggtagttgttgttgttggcatGGAAGTCGTTGTTGTTGGCATAGTAGTCGTTGTTGTTGGCATGGTAGTTTTTGTTGTTGGCATAGTAGTCGTTGTTGTTGGCATGGTAGTTTTTGTTGTTGGCatggtagttgttgttgttggcatggtagtcgttgttgttggcatggtagttgttgttgttggcatAGTAGTCGTTGTTGTTGGTATGGTAGTTTTTGTTGTTGGCATGGTAGTTGTTGTTGGCATGGTAGTCGTTGTTGTTGGCatggcagttgttgttgttggcatggtagtcgttgttgttggcatggtagttgttgttgttggcatAGTAGTCGTTGTTGTTGGCatggtagttgttgttgttggcatGGTAGTCGTTGTTGTTGGCATGGTAGTCGTCGTTGTTGGCATGACAGTCGTTGTTGGGTTGGGAGGTGTTGTTGTTGGTATGACAGTCGTTTTTGGGTTGGGAGGTGTTGTTGTTGGCATGACAGTCGTCGTTGTTGGCTTgggaggtgttgttgttgttgggtttgAAGGTGGTGTTGTTGGTTTGACAGTCGTTGTTGGGTTGGGAGGTGGTGTTGTTGGCATGACAGTCGGTGTTGGGTTGGGCGGTGTTGTTGTTGGCATGACAGTCGTCGTTGTTGGCATGACAGTCGTCGTTGTTGGCATGACAGTCGTTGTTGGGTTGGGAGGTGTTGTTGTTGGCATGACAGTCGTCGTTGTTGGCTTgggaggtgttgttgttgttgggttgGAAGGTGGTGTTGTTGGTTTGACAGTCGTTGTTGGGTTGGGAGGTGTTGTTGTTGGCATGACAGTCGGTGTTGGGTTGGGAGGTGTTGTTGTTGGTTTGACAGTCGTTGTTGGGTTGGGAGGTGGTGTTGTTGGCATGACAGTCGTTGTTGGGTTGGGAGGTGTTGTTGTTGGTTTGACAGTCGTTGTTGGGTTGGGAGGTGGTGTTGTTGGCATGACAATCGTTGTTGGGTTGGGAGGTGGTGTTGTTGGTTTGACAGTTGTTGTTGGGTTGGGAGGTGTTGTTGTTGGCATGACAGTTATTGGTGGCATAGCAGTTGTTGTTGGCTTCAGTGTTGTCGGATCTGCAAGAGGAGTTGTTGGTGGAATGGTAGTAGGTACTGGCGGAAGCACATCTATACTCGGAAGAAAAGATTTCTTAAATGATTTCAACCATGTTCTctaaagtcattatcaaaatatgcTGGACATGGCATTATTGTTTCATAGGTATTCAAAACATTATTTGCATCATTGATTTTCTATCATTGCATATTATCAGTTAAATCTAGatggtattactttttttttattattattttcactgtgTATCACTACCTGTCTACACAATTTTCCAATTTTTCTGGCTATTACTTGTCCTAAAATTAATAATTCACCTTTAAAATTCCACTATAAATTATATGCAACTGTTAGAGTGTGCATCAATCTACCAACAGCTATTCCAATGATAAATGCCTAAAACCAGTGAACCTCGGtacttttaaatgttttttttttttttttttttttaacttgaaagaaCACTGACCATCCTGTGAGTATTTTGTATATGATTTTGAACAGCAAAAAAGATTTGAGCAGTTGATAAGAATCCAAATCAACAGTATGAAAATAAGTCGAAGTGAGGATCAAATTCGATGACGAGTCtctaataaaatttgaaaatcacgAAATTCATGAAAGATATTAGTGCCAGATATAAATCGAAAGTCGCGTTTAATTTGAGAATAGAAAATTTCGGTATGAAGTAagtctatttctttatttaataaaaCCAGTAGCAAATATCGTTTATCTGTGGAATGAAGACACCAATACTTTTGAAATTATCGGGAAAATAATGGGGCCTGCAGTGCATTCAGAAACTCGAGTCACCATCACCATTGATCATAAGGGCAGTAAGCCTTCCATCATGCATGCACTGTGCCTCAACCGTAGCATTGAATACTTACCTACTTTAGACCTCAGAGCTGTTACTTACCTTCTTTCTACCTCTATTCATATGAAAGGGTCTTGAAGAGCTCCGAGTAATACTTTGATGAAGCATCAGTGTTATATTTGGAAAAAGATATACAaatataagaagccaataatacAAGCCTCCTAGTGTATATGCCTGCAGTTAAGATTTAAGCCTTTGTAGAGGGATGTATCACGTCACCGGTGTGCTATGATTGACGATCCTAATAAATCTTGCTTCGTAGAAGTCCCACTAGTGATCCAGAAGAAGTCTTCCTCAACGTGCTGAGAAAAGTTTTGAAAACATTAGCAACATCTCTAAAATCGATTTCTGAAAGTTTTCTGTGTTATAAAAATTTGGGATATCTGTTATTTTCGTAAAGATGTATATTATTGAGTGATACATTTGTTTCATAAGATTCTAAAAGGAATTGCTAATTATTTTGTGGTAAGTAGAACCatgcatattttattttactgttgatTATTGAATAAGGTGATAGTCCTTCAAAGTTCCTTGTAAACTTAGTTATTTGTAATGTTCTATTCCTGCACAAGTGTAGAATATAATAGATTTTATGTGATATGAATAATAGCCTTGAGAATTACATGGCAGCTAGCATTATAGCATCAGTGATAAGGCACATTTATCTCTTCAGAGGATTATAGCAAGAAGGAGGTTACATGTTAGCACTTCTTCAATTTAGCATAATTACTTAAGtgatttcaagtattttgttaGTTTCTTTGTGAAATCAGTGGGACTTCTAAGGAGTTGATTTACCCTCTGTAACACATTTCTGTGTAAATACTATAATAAATTGTATGTTTTGGACCAAAAAGAGCTTGTAATAACAAACGAACCAATGTTTGTTTCCAAGAAGACCACAAGCGTACCTAGCAGATCTGTAAGGAGATAGAAACCCTACTTGAAGATGTCAGAATTAGTGGATGCTAGTAGCTAAGAGAAAATTTTGCTAGGCAATGAGAACTAAATAGAATTGCTTTTTATTTAGGAAAGGAAATCTAAGGTCATCCATCAGATTGTATTTTTAATGGTTCAGGCCTTCAGTTGCAAATGACTAATTTTTATACTAGGGTACAAGATTGTGGTGTAAAATTTCATCATAATGCGGAAAATTTTTCTTTCAATGTTTAAAGGAACGAATATGAAAGAGGGATGAATTGCAGCAGAAAGAGACTTGGGATGTGTACTGTGTTTGCTCTCTTAACTTGTTTGGCTAAGCGGCTGGGGTGCCCCAATAATGGGTTGAAAGGAGGGATAAATTCTAAAATGGAATACATTCTTCCAAAAAATGAGGTTGATGTCAGATTTATTTCTTAAAGGAGAATGACATATTTCGTTCAGCAGAAAGCTCTTCAAGTACGATAGCATGTTTTGTGTGATTATATTGGACGAGAAACGACGGTGCAAGTAAGAGAAATGGGGTAGTGGTCACTGGGCCCAAAGTGGCAGATATTTTCTGAGCCTGAGTCAAGaaatttaagttaaaaaaaaaaaattgtattcatgGTCATGATACTGATGAACTTGTGTTGGGTGTTGAATGATTTGTTCCATCTCAATATTCAGAGAAAAGTTGTTAACCTTATTTCCATAAACATCGAGTCAGTTTGAATGGTAGTCAGTTAGCCTGAAGTAAGTTGTAATATTTAATGTAGGaatatatagaggaaaaaaatggaaaaaagtaagAAATGTATTGaaagaaacaaaaatgagagaatcGGGTAATCAATAACACAATTCAAGATCAATAGTAGAAGTTTGAAGAAAAAGTTAAAACCCGATGGTGTTATAGAGGTTTTGCTAGATTCACTAGGCTAGTTTTGGGCATTTTACTCAGCCTTTAAACTGGTAACGAGAATAGAAGTTGTAAAAATGGGTCTTTAAACACTCAGGGTAAGCCCAAGCACCACTGGACGAATAGTATTATTGTAACGGAAAAACATGTTAGAAAAGTAGATACAAAATTGTGCTTAACAAAAATAGGATCAGAGCCAGACTTCAAATGTCTATAGGATTTTTTGTTTAAGAATACAGAGTAAGAATTTATTTTTGCCAGCATTAGACAGTAAAAAACTATGATGAATTGGTCGatgtttatatataatagtaataacttGAAATAATAAGGGGAAATAGAAAATTGTCAAAAAATAGAAAAGGGTGCCCGATGAAAAAATTTAGCAATAGAAAATCTTTAGGGTTATAAGAAAACTGCAATATACTTGATTAGTTTTTTAagtcaatgtaaatataaaatactgtaaaatagagTAAATAATTTCTCCAGGTGTTTGGTACTAAGCCtgaaaattatagtaaaaaaaaatagaaattaaagtacGTTGCAAAAGAAAATCAAACTCGGGTTTTACAAGAAAAGAAAGTGTTAGGAGACTCCCCATTTTTAGTAAACTCAAACCTATAACTGAGAGAGCAGCATGTTTAATAATTCGAGAAAAGACGGAGAAAGcagaaaaaattatattctaactTATGAAACTCACAATGTGTACATTCTGTTTAATTACAAAGCCTGATAGTGTTCAATACCGCTGAGTAAGTGATAGTGCCACATGTTTTCAGGAAGTAACTAATTATAGCAAAGAATACATCACTTTTTAAGTTTGTAATATGTTTTACAgccattcattttaattttaaatctAATCCCGATATGCTCAAAATGAAAGTCATTAACTTTTTCTATGATCTAATCCAGTCATTTTAAAGATTTCGTTCAGAGCTATAGCTGCAATAGTAATACGGATTTTTGGAGCAGCTTTAAAGTTGATACAGTAAACCCTAGAGTAAAAATTGGGTTACTGTAAGCCAAATGATACACTGCTCTGCCAACTAGAATTCTCTAGGTTTCTAGTTTCAAAGATCTTGTTTCCACTTGTGTAATTCAATCTA carries:
- the LOC137617971 gene encoding mucin-2-like, which translates into the protein MPPITVMPTTTPPNPTTTVKPTTPPPNPTTIVMPTTPPPNPTTTVKPTTTPPNPTTTVMPTTPPPNPTTTVKPTTTPPNPTPTVMPTTTPPNPTTTVKPTTPPSNPTTTTPPKPTTTTVMPTTTPPNPTTTVMPTTTTVMPTTTTVMPTTTPPNPTPTVMPTTPPPNPTTTVKPTTPPSNPTTTTPPKPTTTTVMPTTTPPNPKTTVIPTTTPPNPTTTVMPTTTTTMPTTTTTMPTTTTTMPTTTTTMPTTTTTMPTTTTTMPTTTTAMPTTTTTMPTTTTMPTTKTTIPTTTTTMPTTTTTMPTTTTTMPTTTTTMPTTKTTMPTTTTTMPTTKTTMPTTTTTMPTTTTSMPTTTTTMPTTTTTMPTTTTTMPTTTSAESSTTATSCGVTRAYCPDCGVAQVTADGIRIVNGTAAAENEYPYQVIVNPTIAGSTYQCGGSIIKKRWILTAAHCFFDQNQNQAAQNAIQVGYGSSNRNEVTFVTATRYILHENYNPDLNDFDIALIELPNNLNYESDATIQPICLAEASDIIDGGKAVATGWGTLQFQGSTTDDLQEVVLDIISTTQCQSQTELPTDTSSVVCALTAYKDTCQGDSGGPLVVRLCPNRWAQIGIVSYGEGCANPEKPGVYTSVSSFRTWIDTNTGSSTTC